GCTCTGGAAGTTCGAAAAATTCTATCGCCTGCTGCTTTATATCTGCAAAATCATTCTGGGAAGGGCCATATTCCTCGTAGTTTACCAGCAGCAAGAAACCGACATCTATGAGGGCATACCTTAGTTTCTCTAGGAACTTCGATTTTGAGTCCGCCGTAAAGGCTTCTCCGAGATCTATAACGGGGATTGAATCAAAAGACATCCTTAACTGCCTCATTAAGCGAGCTAGTTGGCATGATCTATGGTAGCTGACTATGCTGCTTTTATAGCGAAGTTCTGTCTAGCTCCAGCTCCAGCTTAAAGCCACACCTTTGACCGTTCAAATCAGATGATCAGCTTATTCGGTAATCAGTAAGGAAAAGCAGTCTATTAGAATATTAAATATTGTACAACGTCTCAAGATGATTAGCAGCGGCAATGTCCGGCTATTCATTTCGCATCCATTTGAATGCGATGTGGAAATACCTAAACTTAAATTTCATGAACATCTGGCTGCCAGTTATCATACAGTAGAAACAATATCAGGTATAATAGTCTTATCAATTCTATCATTTGCAGAACGTCGCAGGACTTCCGACGATTTTAAGTCAGCAAGTAGGCAACGTCAGCCCTCTTGTCCAAGCGAGAGAACCCAACATAATAACCAGAATGCAATAAGATAACGAAATTGAAGTGCCGTAGTAAATCAAAGCTTTCACAAGCGGCAAATGATACCCTTCGTTAATGAAAGTGCTAACGGTGCTCAAAGTCCCGGAAAACCCCGTGGAAAGAGCAGTCAGGATGTGGCATTGGGTAAGAGTATTAGCAATTGGAGCATAGGAATGTTCGCTGCTTCTGCCGCGCAAACACATAGTAAACACTGCCAAAGTAATCACGGCAAGCTGATTTGCTAAAAAAGTACCTACCGGGAAAAACTCAAGAGATTGATTGAACCATAATGCCAGGTAATATCTCAAAAATCCAGCTGGAATGGCCAACAACTCTGGTAAGGTCCAAAGGGACCTTGAATTGTTGTCGTAAACGCAACCGAGAACAATAATTAGTGCAGTAAGAGGGAGCGCTGCAATAGATAGCATCAAATGGAAGGTCTTCACAAGCTTGTAAGTCCACAAGTTTTCAACTCCAGTTACAGACGGTTCAGGAACCAGTTCGTTTTTCTCTTCTGGGAGGTCCATATCGgggccaagagacagtAGTATGTTCTTTGCAAAGCTTCTTCCAAAAATGTACGAGCCCATTGAAACGAGTAACTGAACAAGCAGTACTGACAAAAACTCCATTATACCGTACGCTCGGTTTGGTAGTTTCATCCCCTGCGCGGTATCAGAAGGCATTAGACTGGTTGAGTGCAAAAACATCTCAAGCATCATTGTGCTGTACGATGACAAGGCCCCGCAGTACCCAGTAGTGAGGACAACAAAAGTTTTCGCGAGTTCGTCGGGTTCAAACCAGCCTCCCTTCTTAAGATCTTGTAGCATTCCCATTATCATACATGCGACAAGATTGCTCCACAGGACGGACCCTGGTGCGATATATGATGGCTCATACGAAGAGAGCTCATTCAAGGCAACTCGTGTATAGTTCCCCAGAATAGTAGCTGATGCAAAGGCCAGCGAGAACGAGACATGAGAATCACAGCGAAAAAGATGCCCCAGAAATCGACATGAGGGGGATTTTTTATCCATCGAACGATTTCAGTTTTACCATCGGCTATCTGTTACCTTATCTTCGAGCCTGAGTATAGGTTCCTCAAGATGCCAAGCTTTTATCTTCTTGTTACTTTGCTTGCAGAAAAACCGGGTAACATCTGTACTTTTAATCTTGCTACGTCATTTGACATAAATAAACGATGATCCGGATTAAATAGGCCAGGCAGCATGTTTCACTCGTTGGCTGTATACGCAATTTAATCAATCGCTGGCATCTGACCAAAACAACACCACCAATTGGCATACTTTCAAGTTTTGGAGTCATGTGTCCATTTCTTAAAGTTTATGCAATAAGCGCAATGCAGATCAGTAGTAGATCTAGGCCGCTTAGGTAGTGGCATTATGACTGATGACTCAATTTTTGCTTAATCAATGTCATTAATAGTCGATAATGCGAACTGGCTCATGACATCCCAGCATTTAGTGGAATGTCACTTTACGTTTTTTTGGCGGTCCTAAGCTCTCAAGCCGCTACCACAAACTGGGCTTTATCGTTCAGTTTGTTCTTGCCATGATCTATATGAGAAATAAGCAATAAGCTGTTGTGCTACGCTAATCTACGATTTAGTTTACTACAGTTAGAAGCCCTATTAATGCGATTGGCGTAATTCCCTATTCCAAATTGTCGTCGATATTAGAGTACTCTCGAACTCTGTTAGACATTTGACTCTGTACGAcatgaagttcttcaggATGATCAGTCTGCCACTCTCTCAACTTATGCGATTGTCCTGTGAGATCCCAATAGATACCCCGAAGTGAAGTGAAAATGACATGTCTTCCTTCGTACAAAGGATATACGATGACGGTGAATGCGGTAAAGAACATCCAGATTATTGCAACAACGACCCATCCAGTGAAAAATTCCTTGGAAAAGATATACTGGGAACCGTACATTGGCATTGGCCAAACGACCAGCATTGCAATACTTAGGAACAAGGAAAGATACCCTGCGATTTTCGAGGCTTTTCTCAAatgctcttcttctgcctTGTGCTGCGCAATGCATTTATCGTCGACAAGGCCATCAAGAACTTCCGAAACTTGTGATCTTACTTGTTTCAATTTATCAGAGCCTTCGTCGCTATTGTTTTCTGTAACTTCCTTGTAGGTTGTCGGAAGAACGTCTTCtagctcttcaaattcgtcaacTTTCTTAATTTGTTTTAAAACGTCCCAATCGAAGTTCTGTGGCCCGAAGATAACTGTCAAAATGGGGCTGTAGATTGCAGGTGAGAGTAACGCTACGACATTTCCAACAAGCATAGGATCGTCTTGATAAGTATTGTCGACTGTGATAGATCCATACTGAACCTTCGTGCAAACTAGCCAAGCCATGATTGAAGTACTTGTCCCAAGTATTGGGGACACAATAGCAGCAATCCTGTTTTGTCTTTTGGATAGCAAAGTGGCCCCAGTCGGCACGACAGCAGCTGAAATGATGATACCCATCAAATCGTATAAATAACCCATGGAAATGCCTGCGTAATGTAGCCCAGTAGCAAAGCCTGACATAACGAGCGtgaaaacaacaacagTAGCATGtgatgaaaagatcagTTTCTTGCCGCTCGCATTAGGATTAATGTAGCCCTTGTAAATATCGTAAGTGAAAATGGAAGAGATACTGATCAGCTCGGCAGACATTGCCGATGTGATAGCCATGAAAACCATAATAAGAGTGGCTACTGCACCGCTCTTCCCCATCAGAGCCACAGCAGCGTTTGGTAAAGCCAGGCCCGCGGCAACTTCCTCAGCGCTCAATCTATTTGGATAGGtaggaaaagaaggagagGACTCGAGTGCTAGGCAAGCCAGA
The sequence above is drawn from the Torulaspora globosa chromosome 5, complete sequence genome and encodes:
- the DUR3 gene encoding Dur3p, whose product is MSGSAGSPLPQGAGYAVVIGLGFVFAAGMILTTFILRRYQKEIITSEEFSTAGRSVKTGLIAAAVVSSWTWAATLLQSSTQAYKNGISGPFFYAAGACCQIILFAFIAIKAKQKAPDAHTYLEIIKTRYGGAAHAVFVFFAVATNVLVTAMLLTGGAATISDLTGMNSVACIFLLPVGVMIYTLCGGIKATFLTDYVHTIALVVIILTFAFTTYATSDKLGSPGAVWELVTQAGKDHPVEGNAKGSYLTMNSRSGGIFFVINIVGNFGSVWLDNGYWNKAIASSPAAALPGYVLGGLAWFGIPWLTATTLGLACLALESSPSFPTYPNRLSAEEVAAGLALPNAAVALMGKSGAVATLIMVFMAITSAMSAELISISSIFTYDIYKGYINPNASGKKLIFSSHATVVVFTLVMSGFATGLHYAGISMGYLYDLMGIIISAAVVPTGATLLSKRQNRIAAIVSPILGTSTSIMAWLVCTKVQYGSITVDNTYQDDPMLVGNVVALLSPAIYSPILTVIFGPQNFDWDVLKQIKKVDEFEELEDVLPTTYKEVTENNSDEGSDKLKQVRSQVSEVLDGLVDDKCIAQHKAEEEHLRKASKIAGYLSLFLSIAMLVVWPMPMYGSQYIFSKEFFTGWVVVAIIWMFFTAFTVIVYPLYEGRHVIFTSLRGIYWDLTGQSHKLREWQTDHPEELHVVQSQMSNRVREYSNIDDNLE
- a CDS encoding FluC/FEX family fluoride channel, yielding MDKKSPSCRFLGHLFRCDSHVSFSLAFASATILGNYTRVALNELSSYEPSYIAPGSVLWSNLVACMIMGMLQDLKKGGWFEPDELAKTFVVLTTGYCGALSSYSTMMLEMFLHSTSLMPSDTAQGMKLPNRAYGIMEFLSVLLVQLLVSMGSYIFGRSFAKNILLSLGPDMDLPEEKNELVPEPSVTGVENLWTYKLVKTFHLMLSIAALPLTALIIVLGCVYDNNSRSLWTLPELLAIPAGFLRYYLALWFNQSLEFFPVGTFLANQLAVITLAVFTMCLRGRSSEHSYAPIANTLTQCHILTALSTGFSGTLSTVSTFINEGYHLPLVKALIYYGTSISLSYCILVIMLGSLAWTRGLTLPTC